TAGACaattggagaagcgtatcttagacggcacctgtcaagcttgtctaccgagaaGTAAAGTCTATATAGTACCAACGAAACACTATAAATTTCGAAATGTTGGGGTAAGCTTacaacaaaaaggtgttcttgcaaaacctgaaaattccacatattaaactgcaaaagttattgagtataacaaagtatagttgtcactcagaaaacaaatgctaaacatcttggtaaaaggtgAAATTACTATCTCTTCCATACAATTAGAATTTTAGCAGtgagaagagtgggtagctgagcaaatcataacagccttgagtacaaatcctcctttttaagtgtcaaataaatacaagtcctgagcactgtttcggttgagttaaatgctccattagctgtaactttaaaggctatttattctgaatttaaTGTATCAACTAGTCTTTTATCCGAATTCTAATAGCGCTAATCTCGGTGTCAGGTTTTTtactatatatattatagctgCGCGCGCGTCTTCGAACACCGCTGCCTGAAAATCGGACAAATTGTGTTACTGCATGCGCGGTCGTTGTTGcaacttgtagtctgagccataaattcatatgaattagtgTGATTTTCTGTATGCATTATGACACTAGCAGTTTTAATTTCATCGTTCTTGCCGAATATGCGgacaaaattttgcatattaatgcaagaaaaatgacgttaagtgatcagcgctattgcatactaaaaAGCTGAATATTCTGCTTGTCCAGACAGCAATGCCGAAtggccatttttaaaaactgaattctaatccggacttataaAATGACCACATCGTTTTTTAGcacaaaaaatgttcaaagtaagagcaacttatactgcgtacgaactatttggagcattcaacaacgaacatttcaccggCGGTAACTGCTTGCCCCGGTGCAGATCCAATatcgtgatcaatcgcggatcgCGCAGAAGCTGATGGAAATCCAGTTCCATtccagtcaagaattgtttaCGATCCGTCTGGTATGGAGAGCAAGCCAATATCGCGCACTTCCGCCGATTTGgaaactttgagggagaaatAAACTTGTGAAACGGTCGATCTATCTTCACTTACGGTATACTGCAGTCCGCTACAACAggaggtgcacatgtacactttacgtacagcgGTTGATACCCCTTTACGATAGGTAATGTGATTTGTATCGAAACGATCGTACGACATTtgcgtttttgcgacatttaagtAAATTGCTGCGACATTTCCAACAAAGGAAGGACACAACGCGTCTTATTTTCGAGCATACGATCTGTGTTTGCTTTTCATatttcgtccaaaaacctacccgcacgcggacggcaaacaaagaatttcttTTATGGCGCCTAATGTGCGGGGAGGGGATACATCATTGCTTATCTAAATGGACGGATCCAGATGAATGGTATTACTCAATAGAGGGTATATCAATCTTCCACTCTGAGCTTCTATATCCCGGATATTTCGCAGGGACTAAGCCCTCCTTCTTAATTGGGTCCACTATCTGGGATATATAAGCTCAGAGTGGAAGATTGATATACTCAATAGAGGGGTTATAGAATAAGGCAAGTAACTCTTGTGACATTCTTACTGGGGGAAAACGTGAATTGCTTTTGCTTGAAGCGTGTTCAAACGCACTGTTATTAGGCGAAGGGTGCACGATAGACAATTATAAGGCTGTGTATGCATGGCCGTGAGAAGGGTTCAGAAAACAGGAAGAGTGCACACCTTGTTAAGAATgagcaaaatttgcacagatTTGAGATTTTAAATTTTAGCGGTAAGATGTTGAATTGTGGTACACGTGTCGATTTTATATGGGACATATGTTATGAGTTAAGTAACACTGACACGTACCCCAACCGAGCAGGCAGAACTTCACCATGAAACGTCTGATGTATGTTTTAAAGACTTTGACGAATAGCAGGTACAACTGCACTGCTTGTAGCGCCATCCACGCCAGGACAGACAGTAGGAAGTAGTGTAATACCACAGCTACAGTGATACAGAGCTCCGGTATGATTGGTGCAAAGTCAGTGGAAAATGATCCAATCAGGAACATCAAATAGGCCATAAAGAGCGCGAGGCATAAATTAAGTAAAAGCATCGTAACTTTGTCCTTGTCCTTCTTTTTTCTGTAAGAAAATGGGGAAGACTAAGATGTTATAAATTCTAATAAATTCTATTTTTCTCCGGCTCAGAGTAGCAACTTTCAAATCAGAGGATAAACATctgcaattttacatttttccatATTTCTGATAACATTGTAAGGTGTTCGTTATGTATTAATTTCATACAATCTTTTCATGTAAATCAGAAAACAAACTCTACATCGTGTTTTCTTACACTGAAATGGTCACAGACCTTCGGTGAAATGAAGGTATGATTTGTCTACAGTATACTGTCTTGTGGTGCTGAAAAGTAACTGCAAGTTAAATATTGAAGAGGAAAATCTTCAGCTGTAGGATCGAATAAACCAGTGACCTGTCTTTGACTAACGGAAGAAGGTCACATACAAACTGCCTCTCTGTTTTGGTTGCCCAACCTTTCAAATTCACAGTTATAATCATGGCCAGAGCTGTAACATCTgtgtttttcatcaaatttgatatgaGACATGGCTTTAGTGGCGGtctataaaatacatttttacgaagccatgtgatgaaatattatttCATGCTATATTACGTATCCTTACTTGTAAGCAATCAGGCTAACGATCGCCACAGCCAATGCGAATAAAGATACCGTACAGCCAACGTTTGAAATTATGGATAAAACCTTCTGATTTGGCGAGTCGATGTTGATACCTTCATTATAGATGTCCTGACATAAAAAGGTTAAACGTTactaaaatacttgaaacacaATTCACCAAGCAATGTCCTAAGATTTAACTTCATGTGTACAGTGGGGAGCCAAGAAAAATGATAAGACAAAGGTGGTGTTCCCATTTTCCTTTATGTCAGAGAAATTGTACACAcatattctgtatttgaaataaactATATAAATTGTTAAAAGATTAAACgaaatgttacaaaatgtacatgtcctAAGGCACAataattttggtatttttgttatttgttgTCCAAGGATATTCATCGTAACATATTATCTCATCACAGGCGTTGATATTCAGCCATTTACAATAAGACGAATGACAAAGAAATCAGCAATCCAAATGAAAGAACTGGaaattttgtgatgaaaatCTAAGCATATAGATAAACTTTTGTTTTACGTACGACAAGGAGTGCAAAGTTAGTGAGGTGATTGCATTCACACAGCACGCTGTTGTTGTCGTTTTCCTCAGGAGAGACAGTGCAGCCTTCGCTGGACCATGCACCATTCTTCCCTGAGAGGCAATTCAAAAGATACAATTTTGAAGAGTCATTAAAATACTGCAATTGTTTGTTTACCAAAAtcgtgacaatttttttcacgatATTTCAGTCACTCAAATATTCGGAATTGAAGAATCACTTCAAAAAGGTAACCGATGATAGAAACATAAGAAAGTCTTCATGACTAATGATACTTGCGCTGTCACAAGGTCTTGATCTTGTTATATTTGGGAACATTTTAGTACACAGAGTGAATTTGAGATGTGGCCTTTACATAAATCACAGTGTGGCCACACATTGCGCCTGCCACAATGCCCTTGTCTCCTGCGAACGGAAATATTCCGGTATccgtgcatgcatgcaagcatgCATACTTACGTACGTACATATATAGCTACCTACCTATACATCCATccacacatccatccatccatccatccatccatccatccatacatccatccatacatacatacatacatacatacatacatacatacatacatacatacatacatacatacatacatacatacatacatacatacatacacgtcaTGTAAAAGGATTTACACAAACAACTGTACTTAAACCAAGCAGAGAATAAAACGAGCTTACCATTAAGATTATAATCCCAGAATACGCAACTCTCATTGATAGTACGATACTgtaaaaatcaaatgaaaatcgGATGTTTCAAACAGTGTGTGAAcgacacaacataacattttcaaatacaaaattaaatacatAGATCAGTAAATGGCAAATCAGAAAGTAAATATATTCAGCTAATTCATAACTCTGCcgtattatatattttcatctACCGATACTAAATCAATGCGTAAAACTCTACTAATAGACGGCTTGTAaaatcacagagaaacatagacagagtcgcaacgggtattatttaaggcgtgaagcggttacgtaacccatccatgttcgcctcgcctcaggttgctctcgcctctcttttccgaagagtgccgaccatgcatccttcggtaattttcgaattttcgccaattgttaagcgaaagtatgttcggcaaagtttgtgttgttgttgtcgtgtggtgctgagcggaattgacgtgctggcgaaaacgggagtgttttgagcttcaggaaagtgagttttaccgttttaaaaattcctctcatatttttatgaatatataatgagtttGTTtgcaaccaaatttgaaagtctttatcgatactgtctggttttacccaatggtttacggtcagtcataccgtcttttacacgtgcgtcaaggaaggacatgtttatgaaattgctggcgtgttatgttttgattggcgtgaagcagtgtttctggcctgagagctcacaaagtaactatggttgctacgcgactggcagtacgatgccatctcgtcgtatttttcgcataatctcgtgtaattatcaaccacaaacaaagcctccaaaaagtttaacacctttgaagctcattttaatatgaaaagccaatagtctacagagacgaccatggaacaaaaggcatgcaagcgttgccactctgtatgtttctctgtggtaaAATCTAAACGTCATACCGATGTGTTCTTGGCTAATGTGATCTTCACTGGTTCCCGTAAGTTAATGATTGTTAAGTCTCCAATACTTGCAGCTATGACCAAGCCGGACACAGTCCTTTTATCAACCACCTGAGTAAATAAATCAATCATTCAAATATGGTTATGAATCACTTATTGTCTGTACGTTCATCAGATGTCATGACGTAACCAACATGATAAGTTTATTAAAGGAGCTCAATTCTTTCAGCTCGAGCTATCTACATGTAATCCTGGTCAAATGTATTCTTGTTTATGATACGGTTGCACTGAGAAAAGAAGTAAAACGATGGTAGTAACCTACCTTGAAAACTTGTTTGACTTATACACAATAAACTGTGCACTACTGACTTGAGATTTATCTGAATCGTCAACGTTTTCAAATAACGATGCCGGCAGTTCAATCGACGTCTCGGTTTTTTCAGTCGAATCACTAGACCCGTGAACATTTTGCTCTGGATAAAGAAAACATCTTACCAGCATTATACGTGTTAAGAGTTTATGCTAAGAGTTTATTGTAGGCGCACATATTATGGGAAGGGGAGACAGACAGGAGGAAGACAGCTTGAATGatgcaattttttaaattttacaattttgcaGGGATGTTCAGTAAGTTTAAGGAGTTTAAACTTTCACCTGCTTGAGGACATTCTTCCCTTTGAATTTTCTGTACCTTTCTCCGTCAATTGTTCATTCCACCCATGCATCTGAGGAAGGAGACTACACGTTTTGAAAGCTCATAATCCAGTACCATTTAACTGATCATAGCGTGCTACCAAACCTTACGTATGTCATTGTTGATCTGCACGTCCACATTCTCTTTTGTAAAAAGACTTACATTTATGtgtaaaaaacagaaatttatctttttatgttattaatttatttattattttcaaattcacaaacaaacaaattaagcCATACTTAAAACTAATATTCTCCGGGGTTCACCTTACACAAAGGATGCATATCTGAAGGACAAATATTTACTGGAATGCATTTTCACGATTAATAAGCTTATAGTAATAATTAAAacgcaaaaaaaataaaatcaaggaGTATCACGGGTTTTAAATTAAGATAGTATTAGTATTGTGGAAATGAAGTGTGTTTTATGTAAGAaatagagacagagacagagacagagacagagacagacagacagacagacagaaagactaATTTTGACAAATCATTGAAATCAATAATCTGAAAactaatataatatataaagcaaACAAAATCATATGTAAAGGCCAATTAGGTATTTCTTGACCTTTTGATTTAAACGATGCAAACTACTCCTGCATTGTGACTACCTCAAGCAAGTACTCAGGGATGGTCTGGTCTTTATACATTTTCGCTGTTCTTGTTACATGTAAgttgtttttcatttatttgtaacATACCTGACTTGAAGTTGGTACGCTGGAGAAGGAGAGACCCTTGAACACCGTCGCATTTACTTTTGAAACAGTCAGTACTATATTCTGAGTCACTATGGTAACCGATCCATTATCAGCCTCAATGAGCCTGGAAAGTCGCTCTACTGACTCTAGAAGTCTGGTATGCAAAGgaacatatttttcaatttattgcttaaatacttGAAATTGCATGGACTATGAGTAAGTCCATGAAATATTTTCGTATCCAATTAGCTCAAAATGTCCGCAAATGTTCGTTTTTAAAAGATGGCATTATTTTTATCCTCTACGGAAACATGTGGTAAGTGGACCCAAGCATAACTAGAGAGTGAATAATAAGGTAGGATGAATTTTGCATTTGTAGTCGGTCTGTAATCTCTTAtgggtcatttttcagttgccgATATGTAGTACTTACAAAGAAGTTTGAAATATATCATGATCCAAGTTTCAAATGTGTGACACTTGACGTGTCATTAAGACTTTCCGATGTCGCGTTTACCTTGTAACCAAccattatgatataatatgctCTGTCGAACTTCAGGTGTTGTGCACGTATTGTCAAACACGTCTCCACGTGTGCTCGAAGCGAGACATACAAACATTCACTAATGCAAAGTTCATTACTAATTATGTTTTGACCCTATTAATTATGGGATAATGTAGCAACGAAGTCGTGTACCTCGCATTGTGCATAATTTAGCAAAACTACCCTCCGAAGTCGATGCAACAAGTTTTGTACCCatcatacatttgtataagtGCTTTGGatatgaaagacttaaacttttgctcaaactttcctccgtGTAACTTGCAAACGCTCTTTTTATCAAAAGTCAAGACTAAATTTGTGGTATTCGTGGAAATTTTGGTATTATTGAAACGAATTACTCCATATTTCCCGGCACTTCAGTGTACCAGCTCCATggaggaaaattaaatttcgctTTTCTTAAATTTAAGCTGTTGAAAGCTACACCTactactccatgagcttcaaaaagatgtcaaaatatgcaaaccaAAATATCCTGTAGACATTTGAGAgtatgaatatctgtcctcgaggagCTTGCTACCTTAAAAAGACGTCGTATATATTGTACAAGGAATTTAGATAAGGCTTGGATGTTAAGAATGACTTACCTCGTGGCAGAGTTATGACTTTCCTGGCTGGCAAGCAGTACGTCATTATCTACACTTAGCAAGTTGTCCACAGTTTGCAGAAGTCCATGAGCTACAGCAACCTCTATAACATTTTCTTGACTTTCTAAAACGTTGTCGACAATGTCGGTGGACAGACTTACATCGCTTTCTTCAAAAGTGTCCGCTTTCGATGTAAGGTTGCTCACTACTTCTGTCACGTGCAGTGCCTGCCCTGATGGTCATATACAAAAGTTTGTGTGATAGACGTTGTGAAAGTGCAAGATAACGAAATAAACGAAAATGTAATAGTTTAGTTTTGGAACATTTCGGTCATTATATTATTTCTACGGGCGTTAATTTTGCTCTTTACAACACATGGGGCAGATAAAAGGTCCATCTCCAAAGTTTGGGTTGTCATGGTCTCAGCATGGCTTTCTTGTCTCCATTGTTTATTCCATTTTATACGTTTGAATGATATCCCCCATAAAGCTTTATACTGCCAATCTTGAGTGCCTTGATACTGTATTAGCACTGATTTTATAAAGATTTCTTTTTTCTCCCTCACTGTGTCATTTATTTGTCCTGTGATAATCTTAGGCTGAGCTGTATTACTATGATGCGTCTGCCATTGGTCAAAGTAAGGGTAAATTACCAATCTGTTGACGCTACCAACAACGGACGGACATGAAAGTGTTTATCTTTTTTGTAGGTTCGTTGTTGACTCTGTCATAATCTGGTGATTGATTAAAAGGCATCTTCCAGATGAGTGTATAGGTAATGCGTCGGACATATTTAGTATTACAGACGCAAAGTATACTGTGTCTAGTTCATGGGCGTGCACTAATGCTTGCATAGCAGGAAAATTCGAATCGCACATACATCAGCCTCTGCGTCTGCATGGTACTAGCACTACGAGCACGGTCCTTTGCTACGTCACTTCCCAGACTCTGGTAGGCGGCTTAGCTAAAAGCAGTACACATCCTCAAGTATTGCGATGTTTAAAATAATGAATCCGCGTAACCATTTGTAATAAATTGCGCTTACCTGGAGGAATAGTCGCATTAGCCAATTGTTCTAACTGACCACGTCTCACATCTTTCTGCGCAGGCGTCGAGGGATTATTTATCGCCATTATTTCTCTTGTTACAGAATACGTAATGGCGTCAACGCTGTAATGGAgttcaaaaatgtaatcttaattTCCTCTGCATGTTAATTATTACCCTTCTCCCTGAACATCCTTCATCAGGAAAGACAGTCGCGATCGAGACTTTCAACGTCAGAAGTTGATGCTAGTAAACGCAACCGTCATGTTTCCGTGAAAGACGAAAATACGCAAACTAAGAGTCGGTAATTTTGATAGCTCTCATCGCCAATAAGAAAATTCAGAATAATGCCTTTCAAAAAGGCACACTTAACATTGCTGTTTATCATTATCAAATGTTAACGAGTAAAACAGGGAGAAATTCAGCTATCAAAAAAAGAATACAGACAGTCAACTGTATGTGTACGAACGACGGAACGAGCAAGGTATATTGCTGTTGGACGAACAAGTTTAAAACTTACCCTGATTTAGCCTCGGGGATCGAAAGCCCTGAACCTACAACAGCGCCTGCAAAGCGACGCCATACAAATTAAAGTCGAATGCATTAATattaacaataaataaataactcaatCAATTTATTGTCTTACGTAGATATGATATTATTTATTCAATTCCAGAATAACttgaattttctttattttaatgagaaaataaaattatgaacaaTATTGTGGAAAACGTTGTAATAACACATGTCGTCACATTAGAGCCGCGATtgaatggtaattttttttaaatattcactACGTTAAACACTTTCATTTGGGAATGATATCGTCGTCGATGTATCCTGTCGAAGCACATTTTGCGAAGTATGAATGAAAGTGCTTGATGACGACGTTCGTTCGAAACCTTCTGTCTGCAAGTCAGTCAGTTTGTCGGTCTTTCTGCCTCTGCCTTTGCCTTtgcctctgtctgtctctctgtctgtctctataaCTGTCTCTCTATCTCCTTCTTTCCTCCCTCTCTCTCAGATGACTGTGCGACAAGTAGCATGATATTGCTACTTCGATGCTTGTCACTTTGTTACTTTTTGTCATATTGAAACGTGGTAACATAAGCAATACTACTAAAGATCACAAACATGTGAAAATGTTTTTATATCACAGGTATACAACGTACTCACCTTCGTTTGTCTGACACTTAAAAGAGACATCCAAATATTTGAAGGTACCAACGCATGGGTCACCAAAGACGTCGTTCGAAGCACGAATACTGCAAGTACTCTCCCCTTCACATAGACAAGAAACCATGCTGATACTGTCTTCTGAACTACAATTAGTGAGTGCGCTGTAGCCACAAACATCTTTTTCTGTTCTTCCGTAATTTGCGGagagaatttttatttttcctctaGGACATGCCAAAGTAATGTTGTCGTTTTCACAGACCCGGCGCAGCTTAACTAAAAAGGGAAACGAAAGTTGCTCAGCAAGTAATTCCAACCGCCGCCATCACCATATTCTCCATCGTCATTGTAATTATGATACATACTTAGTAACTGCTCATTGACATTAGACACTAGACTCGACGTAAACTGAATATTCTTATATAGGTTGAATCAAATATACAGATGCATAAGTGATTACGTGGCAAGAAAAGACGATAATACTACAGATGCCTCTCAGTACCCTACATCATGTTCGATGCTTTGTCCCTGAAACTCATACAACttatgaaataaaacatttttttctgaaataatatCAAAACGTCAAGTAACTACAAGTATATCCATAATAAGAGACAAGCAAATACGGATTTCACGTTTCCACTGTGCTGGTGCGATTGGATAAAGT
This genomic window from Ptychodera flava strain L36383 chromosome 10, AS_Pfla_20210202, whole genome shotgun sequence contains:
- the LOC139141575 gene encoding adhesion G-protein coupled receptor G6-like, which gives rise to MPFNQSPDYDRVNNEPTKKINTFMSVRWQALHVTEVVSNLTSKADTFEESDVSLSTDIVDNVLESQENVIEVAVAHGLLQTVDNLLSVDNDVLLASQESHNSATRLLESVERLSRLIEADNGSVTIVTQNIVLTVSKVNATVFKGLSFSSVPTSSQVVDKRTVSGLVIAASIGDLTIINLREPVKITLAKNTSYRTINESCVFWDYNLNGKNGAWSSEGCTVSPEENDNNSVLCECNHLTNFALLVDIYNEGINIDSPNQKVLSIISNVGCTVSLFALAVAIVSLIAYKKKKDKDKVTMLLLNLCLALFMAYLMFLIGSFSTDFAPIIPELCITVAVVLHYFLLSVLAWMALQAVQLYLLFVKVFKTYIRRFMVKFCLLGWGVPLIFVIVTMAIDLNNYGYHNGICWLSRYPFYGAFLAPLCFVLIFNSVIYCLVINQLCRLDTRAMATNERYGYLAQLRAAIGLMVLLGLTWVFAFFAIGQASLVFNYLFAIFNSLQGLFIFVFHCAMKKEIQKGWRKTFCRCRRHKYRFVGTAVEERGDKNEQAMSTFKEYAYTDTSTEQKGHGNEQTMSTFNECTDVDTPMDHKDHDYEPAIPPTFKEYRYEKSMPNFKEYTCVQTMTIQYVVKRGGTKEPQSDLVEVSSHQA